tatttattaggctgtgtttaatttcatagtgcattattgttgtgtatatagtgttgcttagacctagtattgatgtgtagtatatttaaaggtcagtaacacgggattgtttactcatgtttgcagccagagttaggttgttgttttaaggcatggccaaactgggtgaccgaaatatcagtaaattgttacggcacctactttgtagcgactacgtgggatgttctggaaagcatggcaggacatcgcacggtctatgcacgtgttaaactaggtgaccaacttattaattaattgttaccgaataggtatgggtatggtagggactacgtggaatgttctggaaggaatgacaggacatcgcgtagtccacacacctgtttaactgcgcagtatagtttgttcaaaatgtgcatattacaggcggttctgtccagcctcaaccaagtccagtcagaaaatcaaaacatttctattttgttaagcctgcatcaggcgccggtaaggctgtattctgaattaaaattagtaaattttgacagtttatgatgagctgggtaacctttggggcaagcattgtcccaacggcacgtgtaccagtcacgtacccaatcattataaatagagggccgcaataggccccagtcagacGGAAACTAGACGGAGACTGAAACTAGACTGAAACCagactgaaattagacggacatcagacgggaaaaagactgagactgggtacttccgcctcacatacacctacgtcaccgcctcctctagggccacctttgagagagagagaaagtgagaactcttgtctacactttgaataaaagccgtcaacaagcttctaccctactccttgtcgtcatttcgaccaacaCAGCCATCCATAGGGCGACATATCTTTCTATTCTTTAACGAAagacaatatgtacatgtgtatacttACCACGTACGAATATTGTACGTTGAGCTGCCCCTCCTCTGCCCAGGCGTTGTATTTAAGGTTTTCAGCCCAGGTGTACTCTTTACACTCCCCGTGTGGTGGCTCGACTCGGATGACTTCTGTCTAAAGGTGCAAAATTGCATTCTTCAAACATTCGATTCAATTAACAGATTATATGTTGAATTAACAAATTGCTCTCAAAGTATAGGAAAGGTAACCATGTGTTGTCTACTTCCTTTTTCATACTTACCAGCCTTAACGCTATTCCCGTTTTAAATCCCGGGGCCAGATTGATACCGTTCTCCTCCGGGAATGGCATTGCGGTTTGGTTGTGTATGGTCAGACGTATCCCAGCGTCTGGGGCCAGGCTCCCCACATACTCATCCTGTTCTAGGTAAACTTCTAAAGTGAGACCTGAAACCGAACTTATCATGTCACAAAAGCAGTCTTTTGTTGGTTGTAAAAATATCTGATGTGTCATTTGTAATGAGGAAGCGACATGAAGCAGGTTTTCACGCCAGTTTACTGCTAATTTACGTCAATTTAAACAACACATAAGTAAGCAAAACCTATTGGTATTGACTGAGTAAGGTTTGTGTAATAACCAATAACCTTGATCACATTTCTACTTACCATAGACAGGTCCTGTCTTTTCAGTTTCGACAACAGTGGAATTAAACCCAGAATTAAACGTATAGCAGTTTCCATACTTATAGTGCAAAAAGTGAGAGAAATTCCTGAAACACAGAAAACTTGTTTAAAAGAACAAAAGTGGGTTTTCCATTCATTGCGCTTTCGTATAAAAGTAGGTGAAAATATTAATCTAAACTCTTAATCGGTTTCTTATTTTAAGTACAGTTAGTACTAATCAGACTTGTTTTCTCAAATACCTCGAACTGTTACCATGGTCACACCGACTCCGTGTTAATTAGGTAAGACCGTTAACATGTACTTTGGTACATTCGTTGCTGTCCGCTTACAGAAGCAACTTTTCAATAATGATAATTACTATATTGTTAATAGCAGACTCATCATTTAATTGCATTAACCTCTTCAATATTTCTTTTGCGCTATAATTTAATTGCTAAAATAAGAACGTTTACAGTAATCCAAAACGACTTACGCAGGTGAGCACGACCTCCCTTTAAAGCTACACGACACCAACATATCCTCTAGTTGGTGTCCGGTCGACGTCTTGGTAGCATCGTCCAGAGTGGCGTACTCGTGATAGAAATCAAAGCTGTAAGAGGCGTAAGAATCGTAATCGTCGTAGTACGAGCTATTGTCTTCATAACTATCCCAGTCCCAAACAGTCGGGGCCACGGTCGTGTCAGCTGCCTACAACGATAAAAACAACCTCCCAATTGGTCAAAAATAGAACCTTATTTTAAggttttatattttatagagTGACCTCGTCTTGATGTCTGGAAACAaactgaagtaaaaaaaaaaacaacaacgcACCACTTCAGTCAACCctttgacatacatgtatgttacatgAAGAGAAAACTTCAGTTTTGATTCAAGTCGGGTTTCTTTCGATAAATCGGGAACCTGGTTCCAAGATCATGAACAGTTTTAGATCTAAGCCTATCGTTAGTTTTTACTTAACTTATTACGCATCACGTTAGAAAGAAGAAGGTATTCAAAACATCAAATCTAATATTGTTTCATGAATTCCAAAGGATGAATCTCCATTGGTCATTGTACATGAGTAGTAGTTGCAATACATCGAGATACAATGGCTGCTTTGTAAACAAAAACCTTAATGTTGTTAAACATATCTTGAACACTTACCGCTATTAAATCATTGATACTTGTACTAGTACTGGAGAGATTACTTTTGCGTACGGGATTACTGTTGCATAAAGTCACGGCCGGGAACTGCATACTTCCGTTGGAGTTCAAGATGAGGTTTGTGGAAGTTGGGTAAGTGTAGAACTTCTGGATCAACTGTGTCAGCTGCCATATTGTCATCCCTGGTAAAGCATGATATAAAATCAGCAGGATTATACTACTGCCTTCAATGGGTAAATTACAACAAAGTTTTATTACAAATCATATCATACAATTAATGTAGGGAGAAAGGATATATAAGCAATAGTTGATGTCTATTCCTGTTTTCCAAATGTATCATTGTCAATaagattgaaatttaaaattgtatGGGATCACTCTGTCAAATATAGAGATGCTGACAAATACTGCAGGGTTTCTATGGCCTGAACCACCGTTGTATTCACCCATTACCATTTAGGAAATTCAGaatttatatctttttttttattataaagaaTCTTCAATAAAGTTTCCTATACAACACATTCAGAACACATTAACAAACATGATATCTTTATATTGTTAGGAAATAATATTCGGTTTAACGtatgaatttcaaattttattcagTATATCAAATACCttttcattacatatttatgCAAATTAATGTATTGCAtgcaaaaaaaacacaaaaagaaacaaaaaacaaacaaaaaaacaaattcataCCACAGAACAAAAGGAATCAGGTAATGATGTTGTTTACCATATATATGCAAATGTATCTATATCCaaataaatgagaaaaaaatacaaattcataACAcagaacaaaagaaaatatcgGGTAATGAATATTTCGTGCGCGAAGACTACATGTATTGAAGGACAAACATGCTGCTGACTTTTATTAATGCCTTGTCTGTAAAACTTGACAACTGGCTGTATgctttacacatatacatatacatgtaggaggTGAAAACCGACATTTTTTAGAGGTGACATCTATCTTTGTTCGATTGCTGTATCTATTATTATAGGTCACATGATATTGCAAATTACGCCAAGAACCTGCTTCGACATTATTTATATCACGAAAACGTGACAAACATGTCGAATAGCCTTAGTGATTGTCGTATGACATTCGTACCGGGACAGTGTTCTAAACAAATACAAACTAAGCTATCGCTTTTGTGTTTCGGTGTCATCCTGAAGATAATTCCACCTGTGTATTGTTTCCCAACAGTTATAAGTCACGTTTGTTAACCTTGACACCATTTTTGTGGTCATTTAAAAGTTaatgtaaaaaatgtatattcTGTCTTGCTATTTGAAAGAATTGTGCTTGAACACTCACTTCTGTTTTTAAAAACTTGCATAGGGATATAACAATACTGAAATAAAGCCCTTAGTCGAATAACGATAAAGCATATTTAGATGTAAAAGGAGAGTGGTATAGGTATGTAATTAGAGGTGTTATATGACAATTGTTAGTAGCCCGAGACCGTCAAATTAGCCCATAAATAGCAGAACTGTTAAAaggtgcgatatcaaaattgtcatataacCTTTTTAGcacacattttaaaaaaaatgaaagttataatttaacaatataaattatttatccAAACGAATTAAGCAGATTCTACTATACAATGAAACTCACAATGATATTCCACTGATCATAATTGAGTCAATTTAATGTTGAGTTTTATGATTTTCAAATACAGAATCTCTTGATAAATGAgtaattttaaatacattttaagcAAAATTATCGAGATTCTAGTTGAGGCTAGCTGtcactttatcaaaataatcaagATTCTAGTGGACGCTagctatcactttatcaaaattatcgagattctagtggaggctagctatcactttatcaaaattatcgagattctagtggaggctagctatcactttatcaaaattatcgagattctagtggaggctagctatcactttatcaaaattatcgagattctagtggaggctatagctatcactttatcaaaattatcgagaTTCTAGTGGAGGCTATAGCTATCACGttatcaaaattatcgagaTTCTAGTAGAGGCTagctatcactttatcaaaatatcGAGATTCTAGTGGACGCTAactatcactttatcaaaattatcgagattctagtggaggctatagctatcactttatcaaaatatcgagattctagtggaggctagctatcactttatcaaaattatcgagattctagtggaggctagctatcactttatcaaaattttcgagattctagtggaggctagctgtcactttatcaaaattatctagattctagtggaggctatagctatcactttatcaaaattatcgagattctagtggaggctagctatcactttatcaaaattatcgagattctagtggaggctagatatcactttatcaaaattatcgagattctagtggaggctagctatcactttatcaaaattatcgagaTTCTAGAAGACGCTagctatcactttatcaaaattttcGAGATTCTAGTAGAGGCTAGCTgtcactttatcaaaattattaagattctagtggaggctaaccatcactttatcaaaattaacGAGATTCTAGTGGAGACTCgctatcactttatcaaaattatcgagaTTCTAGTGGAAGCTCgctatcactttatcaaaattatcgagattctagtggaggctagctatcactttatcaaaattattgagattctagtggaggctagatatcactttatcaaaattatctagattctagtggaggctcgctatcactttatcaaaattatcgagattctagtggaggctcgctatcactttatcaaaattatcgagattctagtggaggctaaccatcactttatcaaaattatcgagaTTCTAGTGGAGGCTCGCTATCAATCTATCAAAATTATCGAGATTCTAGTGGACGATagctatcactttatcaaaatatcGACATTCTAGTGGAGGCTAACTATCACTTTATCAAATTTATCGAGATTCTAGTGGAGGACTATagctatcactttatcaaaGTGTCGATATTCTTGTGGAGGCTagctatcactttatcaaaattacctagattctagtggaggctagctatcactttatcaaaattatcgagaCTCTAGTGGAGGCTAGCTGtcactttatcaaaaatatCGAGATTCTAGTGGAGGCTATAcctatcactttatcaaaattatcgagattctagtggaggctagctatcaatttatcaaaattatcgatATTCTTGTGGAGGCTagctatcactttatcaaaattatcgagattctagtggaggctagctatcactttatcaaaattatcgagattctagtggaggctagctatcactttatcaaaattatcgagattctagtggaggctagctatcactttatcaaaattatcgagattctagtggaggctagctatcactttatcaaaattatcgagattctagtggaggctagctgtcactttatcaaaattcatCTAGATTCTAGTGGAGGCTTGctatcattttatcaaaattatcgagattctagtggaggctatagctatcactttatcaaaattatcgagaTTCTAGTGGAGGCTATAGCTATCACGttatcaaaattatcgagaTTCTAGTAGAGGCTagctatcactttatcaaaatatcGAGATTCTAGTGGACGCTAactatcactttatcaaaattatcgagattctagtggaggctatagctatcactttatcaaaatatcGAGATTCTAGTGGAGGCTAGCTGTCACGttatcaaaattatcgagaTTCTAGTAGAGGCTagctatcactttatcaaaattatcgatattctagtggaggctagctatcactttatcaaaattatcgagattctagtggaggctagctatcactttatcaaaattatcgagattctagtggaggctagctatcactttatcaaaattatcgagaTTCTAGTGGACGCTagctatcactttatcaaaattatcgagattctagtggaggctagctgtcactttatcaaaattatcgagaTTCTAGTGGACGCTagctatcactttatcaaaattatcgagaTTCTAGTGGAGGCTAGCTTtcactttatcaaaaatatttagattCTAGTGAGGCTATagctatcactttatcaaaattatcgagattctagtggaggctatagctatcactttatcaaaattatcgatattctagtggaggctagctatcactttatcaaaattatcgagattctagtggaggctagctatcactttatcaaaattatcgagattctagtggaggctagctatcactttatcaaaattatcgagattctagtggaggctaactatcactttatcaaaattatcgagattctagtggaggctatagctatcactttatcaaaattatcgagattctagtggaggctagctgtcactttatcaaaattatcgagaTTCTAGTGGAGGCTCGCTAACCATTCAgtactttatcaaaattatatcgagattctagtggaggctagctatcactttatcaaaattatcgagattctagtggaggctcgctatcactttatcaaaattatcgagattctagtggaggctagctatcactttatcaaaaattatcgagattctagtggaggctcgctatcactttatcaaaattatcgagattctagtggaggcaccatcactttatcaaaattatcgagattctagtggaggctagatatcactttatcaaaattatcgagattctagtggaggctagctatcactttatcaaaattaaattatcgagattctagtggaggctcgctatcactttatcaaaattatcgagattctagtggaggctaaccatcactttatcaaaattatcgagattctagtggaggctcgctatcactttatcaaaattatcgagattctagtggaggctagctatcactttatcaaaattatcgagattctagtggaggctagctatcactttatcaaaatatttaatcgagattctagtggaggctagctatcactttatcaaaattatcgagattctagtggaggctagctatcactttatcaaaattatcgagattctagtggaggctagctatcactttatcaaaattatcgagattctagtggaggctagctatcactttatcaaaattatcgagaTTCTAGTGGAGGCTATAGCTATCACTTTATAAAAATTATCGAGATTCTAGTGGAGGCTagctatcactttatcaaaattatcgagattctagtggaggctagctatcactttatcaaaattatcgagattctagtggaggctatagctatcactttatcaaaattatcgagattctagtggaggctatagctatcactttatcaaaattatcgagattctagtggaggctagctatcactttatcaaaattatcgagattctagtggaggctagctatcactttatcaaaattatcgagattctagtggaggctatagctatcactttatcaaaattatcgagaTTCTAGTGGAGGCTAGCTATcacttttatcaaaattatcgagattctagtggaggctatagctatcactttatcaaaattatcgagaTTCTAGTGGAGCTAGCTTATCAAATTagctatcactttatcaaaattatcgagattctagtggaggctagctatcactttatcaaaattatcgagattctagtggaggctatgctatcactttatcaaaaatCGAATTTGATCTTCACTTATCAAAATTAGTGGCGGCTagctatcactttatcaaaatatcGATTTAGTGAGGCTAGCTTCACTTATCAAATTATCGAGATTCTAGTGGACGCTagctatcactttatcaaaattatcgagattctagtggaggctagcttcactttatcaaaattatcgagattctagtggaggctagctatcactttatcaaaattatcgagattctagtggaggctagctatcactttatcaaaattatcgagaTTCTAGTGGAGGCTAGCTATCACTTCATCTTTAATCTAGTGATAGTCGAGATTCTAGTGGAGGCTTagctatcactttatcaaattatcgagattctagtggaggctagctatcactttatcaaaattatcgagattctagtggaggctagctatcactttatcaaaattatcgagattctagtggaggctagctatcactttatcaaaattatcgagattctagtggaggctagctatcactttatcaaaattatcgagaTTCTAGTGGAGCGAGATTCTATCGAGATTCTAGTGGAGGCTagctatcactttatcaaaattatcgagattctagtggaggctagctatcactttatcaaaattatcgagattctagtggaggctagctatcactttatcaaaattatcgagattctagtggaggctagctgtcactttatcaaaattatgattctagtggaggctagctatcactttatcaaaattatcgagattctagtggaggctagctatcactttatcaaaattatcgagattctagtggaggctagctgtcactttatcaaaattatcgagattctagtggaggctagctatcactttatcaaaattatcgagattctagtggaggctagctgtcactttatcaaaattatcgagaTTCTAGTGGACGCTAactatcactttatcaaaattatcgagattctagtggaggctaactatcactttatcaaaattatcgagaTTCTAGTGGAGGCTAGCTAccactttatcaaaattatcgagattctagtggaggctagatatcactttatcaaaattatcgagattctagtggaggctagctgtcactttatcaaaattatcgagattctagtggacctagctatcactttatcaaaattatcgagattctagtggaggctagctgtcactttatcaaaattatcgagaTTCTAGTGGACGCTAactatcactttatcaaaattatcgagaTTCTAGTGGACTCTAGCTACACTATCAAAATTATCGAGATTCAACGCTAGCTACATTAATCAAAATTATCGGATTCTAGGCTGTGAAtctttatcaatattatcaGATATTCAACGAGATATTTTAAGAATTCGACGAGACAATTAACTATTAAACTGTTCGAATTTATCCTTTTAAATAACTTTATCGTCTGGATCGGAAACCGAATCGAAAAAGGAATACTAAAATCCGGAGTGAAAACCCGAATGACGTGATATCAGCTAGGATTAATATCAGATCTTGACGTCATCAAGTGACAAAATGCCCAATAACAAAGACAGAAGTTAATTGGAGGTTCCcaaacaagtgactgttgttaaTTAAACcataaagctcgtgtcttttcatAATTTGAAACTTAACTTAACGAGAGTTtatataaacatgataaacaacagccACGCGTTGGGAAACTTATTTATCCCTTAACTTTAACTCTATAATCTATACCGTGGTGACCGTTCTCTCGCCTTCATTCAAGaatatctttccgccataaaatatagtgcctaaatacacactaaatattatattgtttaatacATATCTATTGCCCTGGCGGTAGGGAGACATGACACTTTGTTAAATAGAGACGTAGCCCAAGGGAAATAAGACTTACCGTGGGTAAACTAAGCGTCATGTCTCCCTCCCTACTACCTGGGCggtaaattgtttattataacgAAAAAATAAAGATGAGATGCTatttaatcgccttttacgatcatgcgaTGGAATGGGAAAATCATGAACATAAATTTCATAAAGAGAAAAGGTAAAATTTTATGAACTCAATTTTTTTTGTATCGTTAAAGATAAACGGTTGGaagaatttcattattttaaataatactCATTTCGGAGACGGTAAATAATTGAGGACTATTAACATTTTAATGAGATATGAATGAAGATTTACATCTTAAGTAGGCAGATTCTATTTACTCAGTGGTAATTCcataatttaatatttgtaaatattgtttgaaatcaaacaaaaatatataacttagtttttattaattattttgtaatacgTACCCCAGCCCGCCATGAAGACTAAAATCCAAAGCGTCATGCGGACTATGTTTACGGATCGGGCGATGGCGGACGGGCCATGCATGTAACAGTTGTCAGCATATTGTCTGAATTTCTCTTTAGGGGAATCCTTAGCGGATACATCCAAGGCAAGTCTACCCGAGCAGCAGTCACATATATTCTTCTTCGTCATCCTTAAGTTTTATACCCACATTGACATTTCATTGATTCATCACAGCATTGTTCTGCGGTTTACCAAAATGTATGATACTGTTAGATGTAATGTATTACCTTAGCAATGGTGTCTGATAAACATACCCTTGTATATTTAGAATTGTCGCGAGAATACAATGCCACATTAGTAATTGGCACGTTCGTCACACGTCACATATCTTAAATAACTGCGGTAATTAGAACTTTAGACAAAGAAAGGGAATGTGATATCTTGAACCATAATGACAACAATCAGTTGTTTTCGCTTCCTttcaaatgtaattataaggcAACAATACACACTGACGGACCAAATACACATAACGGTTACTTATAACGTATGCAATATATCTGTTCCATATTGAAACATTTCTGGATATGTGAAACTACACATACAAagcaaaatataatatttgttccGAAAATGGCATCATTATTTTGAAAGGGTTTTGTTTCGATGTAGTTTTGATGAGTATTTGAACATCTAAAAAACTGTTTCTTATTCAGCATTTGACCTTTGTTCTCGTGAAAtccacataactgataaccgtccacattttatttttactcaaaaactgtgcagtgtttgcatcgttatggcagaagtttgaaataaaaacacggattatagatatattaatgctaaattttgggattttaatcgtaaaaagatagtgttacattataccgTTTTCTATTACAccgaaatttacataatatgctatctcaatctcagtccagactgatccgaacatcatattgatatcgctatcaaattagACTGATTAACAAATCTAAAGTTATATATacgcttgtttgaatgtttgaaatggtgtaaattgaattttttgaaactgaaaatatctacatcataaagctagaataaccatttactcgaaaaactcaaattgtagatctaacgtatacgtgtatgtgctgtatagatgtatagtactaggcttaccttgtgtagccgcggactactctgacatcacaagaccacgtgaccgccttgctcattatctctgaaccgtagtcgacactacccgtaaatcacgaccaaaaccaaccgatagcgctaaaagctaggcgattcgttgggtggaacttaatttttcatccatccaaagcaatatcctgacgtattatcaaaaaaaattttggctgcacaaatcctttaacaaAATTCTTTGTTTATTTAAGGATCTGCTGTGGTGAGGCTGCAGTgtcgttgaagtctcgtttcaacatcaATCTT
This genomic window from Argopecten irradians isolate NY chromosome 11, Ai_NY, whole genome shotgun sequence contains:
- the LOC138334326 gene encoding amiloride-sensitive sodium channel subunit alpha-like; translated protein: MTKKNICDCCSGRLALDVSAKDSPKEKFRQYADNCYMHGPSAIARSVNIVRMTLWILVFMAGWGMTIWQLTQLIQKFYTYPTSTNLILNSNGSMQFPAVTLCNSNPVRKSNLSSTSTSINDLIAAADTTVAPTVWDWDSYEDNSSYYDDYDSYASYSFDFYHEYATLDDATKTSTGHQLEDMLVSCSFKGRSCSPANFSHFLHYKYGNCYTFNSGFNSTVVETEKTGPVYGLTLEVYLEQDEYVGSLAPDAGIRLTIHNQTAMPFPEENGINLAPGFKTGIALRLTEVIRVEPPHGECKEYTWAENLKYNAWAEEGQLNVQYSYVACQKTCYQKSLIQYCGCCSLDYPCTGAAFDDVWSAYSYVDWCIYSNSTQTACEEYVLSQYEKGELPCSSDCVPPCDETEYTTDVTMSAWPSNEYLDTAINDFRSTSSSLYSSISSSTSTTDKRAFMNENGIKVEIYYRYLNFEVIQTEASYEVENLLSDIGGQLGLWIGLSIVSLFEIIEIISDLVTIGILRLWNKRKNNVASHGEEKDEKGKDDDTKDTHASFLVDTETC